The Nitrospinota bacterium region CCCCGAATTTACTATGGATATCTATTCCACCGAATGAAAAAGCCAAGGCATCGGGCGCCTTGCCAACCAGGGTCATCACCGCAATCAAAATAACGAAGTTAAAGATTCTTAGTATCAATTCAGCACCCTTGATCTTCAAAAATATGAAAACAGTTTTGCAAAAGAATCAGGCTTAAAAAAAGTGTCGATGATAATAAGGGAGTTGTGTTTTCCTAGTTTTTCTGTTTTCCGTTTTTTTTCATTTGCTTTATTTCCGCATGCTCAAAATCCCGAAAGGCGCCTCGATTTGCTTTCTCGGGGTTCCTTGTCTTCCTGTGGTAATCATTGGTGACCCAGTTTTTTTCTATGTAATGACAGGCTCGGCATTCATGAGTTTTTTTGAAGTAGGGGCTTTTATAATTGTTTCTGATCGACTCCATGTGATCGGCGGGATCGAAGGTTTTATGGACGTGACAACTTTGGCAATACTCATTTATAACTTTATTGTTTTCTACAGAAGCAAATTTTCCCTGAAAAGCATCTTCAATGCGCCGTTCAGCGCATCCTGCTGTAAAAAAAATCAGCGCGGCCAAAATAATCCAGAAAAAAACGACCCGATAATTTTTCACCCCCATTGGGCGTGTGCAAGCATCTCGACATTGTGGCGGGAAATATTTTTTTTTAACTTTTAACGGCATTACAAACCAATGGATGATTAAAAAAAAGGAGGAACTGGAAAGTTAACGAATTTTGCCAAAATGGAAAATCCACAAAAACATCGAAGGCTTTGGTTAGCGCCTATCTATTGCGCCGGGTAATATCTTATATCGAGCATTTTTCATCATCAAAAAACGCCTCGCCTTTCTGTTATATCGACTGAGCCCGGATCATTTCGTATCGGTGGATCACTTTTCGAGAATAGCCTTCAGGCCGGTAGCCTTTTCTCAAGTATCGGGCTAATTTGGTAGGGCCGTGATTATACGCTTCCAGAGCCAAATGAAGATCGCCAAACCGTTTCACCAGTTTGTCCAGATAATACGCGCCCAATGCGATATTGGCTCCGGGGTCATACAAGGTGGGATTGCCGTTCCATTCTCTACTGGTTTCTCTGGCCATCGCAATCGCTGTTTTAGGCAGAATCTGCATCAATCCCAAGGCCCCCTGCCGGGACCTAGCCCAATTATTAAAGGAACTTTCAGTGATGATGACGGCCGTTAAAAACAACGGATCATAACCATACTTTTTGCTCTCATGAATTATCACCGCAGGAATTGTATCTCTGAACCCTCGCCCCAGCCCCGTTTTGTAATTGGCAAGAACCTTGACAATCTGATCCCGCACCTCATCACCTGATAGAAATTCATCAGATGCTGAAGAATTCTGGTTTTGCAGAAAAACCCGTTCTTCCCATTGGCCGGCTGCAATATAATACGGGGACAATCCCGGAACAGGGTGGGTGGCATTTTCCATAAAAAATCCTGCACAGAATATGGCGAGGACTCCAGCGAAAATGGCGGTGCAGGTCTTGGAAAATTTCATCTTAAAATTTCGAAAATAAGTCATTTTATATAATACCATAACATCATAAAACCCCTATCCGTTTTGGCCGAAATTTAAGAACGCCGATTATAGTTCAGAGCCCCTTGCTTGTCAATCAACTATCAAATTGGAAAACAAGGGATTAGCTTAAATTAGATAAACATATTTAGACAGGAATAGG contains the following coding sequences:
- a CDS encoding lytic transglycosylase domain-containing protein produces the protein MKFSKTCTAIFAGVLAIFCAGFFMENATHPVPGLSPYYIAAGQWEERVFLQNQNSSASDEFLSGDEVRDQIVKVLANYKTGLGRGFRDTIPAVIIHESKKYGYDPLFLTAVIITESSFNNWARSRQGALGLMQILPKTAIAMARETSREWNGNPTLYDPGANIALGAYYLDKLVKRFGDLHLALEAYNHGPTKLARYLRKGYRPEGYSRKVIHRYEMIRAQSI